A region of Paenibacillus sp. 37 DNA encodes the following proteins:
- a CDS encoding Asp23/Gls24 family envelope stress response protein, translated as MSEIIEKQYNEPEYIAPQSVQMGTIHISNDVLSKIVGMAAQSTAGVSSMSVGLTEGIAKSISGKSLQKGIDVHVKDDQATIQLRINIQYGNKMHEVCRELQHNVQQAVEQLAGVMVNEIKVQVVGISMPETV; from the coding sequence ATGTCTGAAATTATCGAAAAACAATACAATGAACCTGAATATATCGCACCTCAATCTGTTCAAATGGGTACCATTCACATCTCGAACGATGTGTTATCCAAGATCGTGGGAATGGCCGCTCAATCAACGGCTGGCGTATCCTCCATGTCCGTTGGACTGACTGAAGGCATTGCCAAGAGCATCAGCGGCAAGAGTCTGCAAAAAGGGATTGACGTACACGTTAAAGACGATCAGGCAACCATCCAGCTGCGCATCAACATTCAATATGGCAACAAGATGCATGAGGTATGCCGTGAACTTCAACATAATGTTCAACAGGCCGTGGAGCAATTGGCGGGTGTTATGGTCAATGAAATTAAAGTGCAAGTTGTTGGCATATCCATGCCGGAGACGGTATAA
- a CDS encoding AraC family transcriptional regulator has product MITYMFKNNHFQELQLLHYGTEACTPGHHFGPAMRDYYKIHYILNGKGTFEVGGKTYTLHKGQGFLIVPHSVVHYEADQDDPWEYSWVAFQGSNSQTFLQQACLSEHHPIFELGNGDDEMRSCLHRMINSRHTHKGWEISMTGLLYQFFSILIDQANSEHLQPMQDYSKETYVTQVMDFIEMNYANAITVQSIAAHVGLQRSYLCSLFKDQMGSSIQSYLVHYRMRRAAELTLDPGLTIGDIARSVGYTDQLLFSKMFKKVMGEAPTYYRKHKTAPSQLSC; this is encoded by the coding sequence TTGATTACGTATATGTTCAAAAACAATCATTTTCAGGAGCTTCAGCTCCTTCATTATGGAACCGAAGCCTGCACACCAGGCCACCACTTTGGCCCTGCCATGCGAGACTATTACAAAATTCATTATATTTTGAATGGCAAAGGCACCTTCGAAGTGGGTGGCAAAACGTACACCCTGCACAAAGGTCAAGGTTTTCTGATCGTTCCGCATTCTGTTGTTCATTACGAAGCAGATCAGGATGATCCCTGGGAATACAGCTGGGTTGCTTTTCAAGGCAGCAATAGCCAAACCTTTTTACAGCAAGCTTGTCTGTCGGAGCATCACCCGATCTTTGAGCTGGGCAATGGGGATGACGAGATGCGATCCTGTCTGCATCGAATGATTAATTCGCGCCATACCCACAAAGGCTGGGAGATCAGCATGACCGGTTTGCTGTATCAATTCTTCTCCATTTTGATTGATCAGGCCAATTCAGAGCATCTTCAACCCATGCAGGATTATTCGAAGGAAACATACGTAACGCAGGTAATGGACTTTATTGAAATGAACTACGCCAATGCCATTACCGTGCAGTCCATCGCAGCCCATGTCGGTTTGCAGCGCAGTTACCTGTGCTCTCTCTTCAAGGACCAGATGGGAAGCAGCATCCAATCGTATCTGGTCCATTACCGAATGCGCAGGGCAGCCGAATTGACGCTTGATCCCGGTCTGACCATTGGTGATATTGCCCGTTCTGTGGGCTATACGGATCAATTGCTTTTCTCCAAAATGTTCAAAAAAGTGATGGGCGAAGCGCCCACCTATTATCGCAAACATAAAACAGCACCCTCCCAGTTGAGTTGTTAA
- a CDS encoding aldo/keto reductase: MPYTASEQRYDEMKYVRSGKSGIRLPQIALGLWQNFGGNRTLDIQEEMILRAFDLGINHFDLANNYGPPPGSAEENFGVIYKKHLRPYRDELLISSKAGYHMWSGPYGEWGSRKNLIASLDQSLGRMGLDYVDIFYHHRPDPDTPLEETMTALDHIVRQGKALYVGLSNYNAEQTQEAVTILRRLGTPCLVHQPNYSMLNRWIEDGLQDVLDEQGVGSIAFCPLGRGQLTNKYVDKIKEERANPTGNLKKEAYTDERIAKFDALQAVAERRGQTISQLALNWILRGNRVTSALIGASRVSQIEENVAALQAPDLTTEELNEIESILEGMGNYPW; encoded by the coding sequence ATGCCCTATACTGCGAGTGAACAACGATATGATGAGATGAAATATGTACGTTCCGGCAAATCCGGAATCAGATTGCCGCAAATTGCGCTGGGTTTATGGCAGAACTTTGGTGGCAACCGCACATTGGATATTCAGGAAGAAATGATTTTACGTGCCTTTGACCTCGGAATTAACCACTTCGATCTGGCGAATAACTATGGTCCCCCTCCAGGATCAGCGGAAGAGAACTTTGGTGTGATTTACAAAAAACATCTGCGTCCTTACCGGGATGAATTGCTTATCTCATCGAAGGCAGGTTACCATATGTGGAGTGGACCTTACGGCGAATGGGGTTCCCGCAAAAACCTCATTGCAAGCCTGGATCAAAGCCTTGGCCGGATGGGACTGGACTATGTGGACATTTTCTATCATCACCGTCCAGATCCGGACACGCCGTTGGAAGAAACGATGACGGCGCTGGATCATATCGTGCGGCAAGGTAAAGCTCTGTATGTGGGCTTATCCAATTATAATGCAGAACAGACACAAGAAGCGGTAACCATTCTTCGTCGTCTGGGTACGCCATGTCTGGTTCATCAACCAAACTACTCGATGCTGAATCGCTGGATTGAAGACGGTTTGCAGGACGTACTGGATGAGCAGGGCGTAGGTTCCATTGCGTTCTGTCCACTCGGCCGCGGTCAGTTGACCAATAAATATGTCGACAAGATCAAGGAAGAACGCGCCAATCCAACAGGCAATTTGAAAAAAGAAGCATACACAGACGAACGGATTGCCAAGTTCGATGCGCTTCAGGCAGTTGCCGAGCGAAGAGGGCAGACGATCTCCCAACTGGCTCTGAACTGGATCTTGCGAGGTAACCGTGTCACCTCCGCACTAATTGGTGCAAGCCGTGTGTCCCAGATTGAAGAAAACGTGGCTGCCCTCCAGGCACCGGATCTGACAACGGAAGAGTTGAATGAGATCGAAAGCATTTTGGAAGGTATGGGTAATTATCCGTGGTAA
- the mbcS gene encoding acyl-CoA synthetase MbcS: MNFEQWISPESYNLTSEMENHPSDRIALRWLSDQRELEEITYGDLFKQANRLAGGLRELGLEKGDRVLVMVPRRIIAYVIYIACLKLGIAVIPSSEMLRAKDLEYRLRHSEARALIVWSETTSEVEKMDADLPSLAHRIVASPNGEASVPAEGWVNVHELMQNQPEEMAAVETHRDDTAILAYTSGTTGNPKGVVHSHGWGYAHLRIASSLWLDIQPSDTVWATAAPGWQKWIWSPFLSVLGRGATGLVYNGSFQPKRYLELMQEHQINVLCCTPTEYRLMAKADDLGHYDLSHLRSAVSAGEPLNQEVIEIFQRHFDLTIRDGYGQTESTLLIGSLKDAPVRIGSMGQSITPGLIEIIDEDGQPVPAGEVGDIAVHKEMPALFRSYYQDEGRKEASQRGDYFVTGDRARKDEEGYFWFEGRSDDIIISSGYTIGPFEVEEALMKHASVKECAVVASPDEIRGNIVKAFVVLRDDSLASPELMRELQHHVKEITAPYKYPRKIEFVTDLPKTNSGKIRRIELREQEKRNS, translated from the coding sequence TTGAACTTTGAACAGTGGATTTCGCCTGAAAGCTATAACCTGACATCCGAGATGGAGAATCATCCATCAGACCGGATTGCACTTAGATGGCTCAGCGATCAACGTGAATTGGAAGAGATCACGTATGGTGATTTGTTCAAGCAGGCGAATCGTCTTGCTGGAGGTTTGCGTGAACTTGGACTAGAGAAGGGTGATCGGGTGTTGGTCATGGTACCACGCCGTATTATTGCCTATGTCATTTATATTGCTTGTCTGAAACTGGGGATTGCCGTTATTCCTTCCTCCGAGATGTTACGGGCTAAAGATCTGGAATATCGTCTGCGTCACTCTGAGGCGCGGGCTCTTATCGTATGGTCCGAGACAACCTCGGAAGTGGAAAAGATGGACGCGGATCTGCCGTCACTGGCACATCGTATCGTGGCATCACCTAATGGTGAAGCTAGCGTACCTGCTGAAGGTTGGGTCAATGTGCATGAGTTAATGCAAAATCAACCCGAAGAGATGGCTGCGGTGGAAACTCACCGTGATGATACAGCTATTCTTGCCTATACTTCGGGCACAACAGGTAATCCCAAAGGCGTTGTACATAGCCACGGTTGGGGATATGCCCACCTGCGGATCGCTTCTTCATTATGGCTGGATATTCAACCTTCGGATACGGTATGGGCAACGGCTGCACCTGGCTGGCAAAAATGGATCTGGAGTCCGTTCCTGTCGGTACTCGGAAGAGGCGCGACTGGCTTGGTCTACAATGGATCATTCCAACCCAAGCGTTATCTGGAACTGATGCAGGAACATCAAATTAATGTTCTATGCTGTACACCAACCGAATATCGGTTGATGGCCAAAGCCGATGATCTTGGACATTATGATCTGTCTCATCTGCGCAGTGCTGTTTCAGCGGGTGAACCGCTCAATCAGGAAGTCATTGAAATCTTCCAGCGTCACTTCGACCTCACTATTCGAGACGGATATGGACAGACCGAGAGTACGTTGTTAATCGGCAGTCTCAAAGATGCGCCTGTACGCATTGGCTCCATGGGTCAGTCGATCACACCTGGATTGATTGAAATCATTGACGAAGACGGACAGCCTGTTCCTGCCGGTGAAGTAGGAGATATCGCGGTACACAAAGAGATGCCAGCTTTGTTCCGGTCCTATTATCAGGATGAGGGACGGAAGGAAGCGAGTCAGCGTGGCGATTATTTTGTGACAGGAGACCGTGCACGTAAAGACGAAGAAGGTTACTTCTGGTTTGAAGGGCGCAGTGACGACATCATTATCAGTTCGGGTTACACGATTGGACCATTTGAAGTGGAAGAAGCACTCATGAAACACGCCAGTGTGAAGGAGTGCGCGGTGGTTGCGAGTCCGGATGAGATCCGTGGCAATATTGTCAAAGCTTTTGTCGTGTTGAGAGACGATTCACTGGCTTCACCAGAACTGATGCGTGAATTGCAGCACCATGTCAAAGAAATTACAGCACCTTATAAATATCCACGCAAGATCGAATTTGTTACGGATCTGCCAAAGACCAACTCTGGTAAAATCCGCCGGATCGAACTGCGCGAACAAGAAAAACGTAATAGTTAG
- a CDS encoding aminopeptidase, protein MSQFEQTFEKSLEQYAELVVKVGVNIQKGQDLLVTAPIETLEFTRLIVQKAYAAGANYVQVDFDDDNITRSRFEHGSNDSFDYYPAWKADMMEKFAEAGGATLTIKVPDPELYNGIDSDSVSRATKAAAHARRGYAKYTRNHEISWCLIKAPTKAWANKVFADIPEEDRINVMWETIFKMNRVDGGDAVQNWREHLDTLNTMSDLLNKKNYKSLHYRAPGTDLKIELVNNHIWGGGGSENKQGVYTVANMPTEEVFTMPKRSGVNGYVSSTMPLNLNGQLVDQMRITFKDGQVVAFTAASGEEHLKNLFATDEGARYLGEVALVPHDSPISNLNRIFYNTGIDENASCHLAVGSAYPFNMKNGTTMSNEELLKHECNVSLTHVDFMIGSAELDIDGELQDGTIEPVFRKGNWAF, encoded by the coding sequence ATGAGTCAATTTGAACAAACCTTTGAAAAGTCATTGGAACAATACGCAGAACTGGTTGTTAAAGTTGGCGTGAATATTCAAAAAGGACAGGATCTGCTCGTCACTGCACCGATCGAAACGCTTGAATTCACACGTCTGATTGTGCAAAAAGCCTATGCGGCTGGTGCAAACTATGTACAAGTGGACTTCGATGACGACAACATTACCCGCAGTCGTTTTGAACATGGTTCCAATGACAGCTTTGACTACTATCCAGCCTGGAAAGCGGATATGATGGAAAAGTTTGCGGAAGCAGGCGGCGCTACCTTGACGATCAAAGTTCCAGATCCTGAACTGTATAACGGAATTGACTCCGACAGCGTTTCCCGTGCTACCAAGGCAGCTGCACACGCACGTCGCGGATATGCCAAATACACACGCAATCATGAAATTAGCTGGTGTTTGATCAAAGCACCGACCAAGGCTTGGGCGAACAAAGTGTTTGCCGACATCCCGGAAGAAGACCGAATCAACGTGATGTGGGAAACCATCTTCAAAATGAACCGTGTGGATGGCGGAGACGCCGTACAAAATTGGAGAGAACATCTGGATACCCTGAATACCATGAGTGATCTCCTGAATAAAAAGAACTATAAGAGCCTGCATTACCGTGCGCCAGGTACAGACCTGAAAATTGAATTGGTTAACAATCATATCTGGGGCGGTGGTGGCAGCGAAAATAAACAAGGCGTATACACGGTTGCCAATATGCCGACTGAAGAAGTATTCACCATGCCTAAGCGCAGTGGGGTGAACGGTTATGTTAGCAGCACCATGCCTCTGAACCTGAACGGGCAACTGGTTGACCAGATGAGAATCACCTTCAAGGACGGACAGGTTGTTGCCTTTACGGCAGCATCTGGTGAAGAGCATCTGAAGAACCTCTTTGCCACGGATGAAGGAGCACGTTATCTGGGTGAAGTGGCACTTGTACCACATGACTCTCCGATCTCCAACCTGAATCGAATTTTCTACAATACGGGTATTGATGAAAATGCATCTTGCCACTTGGCTGTGGGAAGTGCGTATCCATTTAATATGAAAAATGGCACAACGATGTCGAATGAAGAGTTACTGAAGCATGAGTGCAATGTGAGTTTAACACACGTTGATTTCATGATTGGTTCCGCTGAACTGGATATCGATGGTGAGTTACAAGACGGTACAATCGAGCCGGTATTCCGTAAAGGCAACTGGGCATTTTAA
- a CDS encoding GyrI-like domain-containing protein, with the protein MEMYIENLPSYRIAYVRQVGPYGPANALAMNTLKQWADKKQLLHETAILFGIPQDDPASTPPQNCRYDASIVVTESERLEDELVEIGELLGGDYLICKVRHTAEAIQQAWNVIIPHLQTSGYRMDNKPVIERYRWELLNQHYCEICVPVRPV; encoded by the coding sequence ATGGAAATGTATATCGAAAACCTCCCGTCATATCGTATCGCCTATGTTCGACAAGTCGGTCCTTACGGTCCAGCCAATGCTCTAGCGATGAATACGCTGAAACAATGGGCAGACAAAAAACAACTGCTTCATGAAACAGCAATTTTATTCGGTATTCCCCAGGATGACCCGGCGAGCACACCTCCTCAGAACTGCAGATATGATGCCTCTATTGTTGTTACTGAATCTGAACGTCTGGAAGATGAGTTGGTTGAGATTGGCGAGTTACTAGGCGGAGATTATCTCATCTGCAAGGTGAGACATACGGCAGAAGCTATTCAGCAGGCATGGAATGTGATCATCCCTCATTTACAAACAAGTGGTTATCGGATGGACAACAAGCCGGTTATAGAACGATATCGTTGGGAACTGCTCAATCAGCATTATTGCGAGATATGTGTGCCTGTAAGACCCGTGTAA
- a CDS encoding leucine-rich repeat domain-containing protein: MDITYAFTDERFRQVVLDRFCDQRDFIQESDVCEVEILQLSNHNISNLNGIEYFRGLQELDCAYNQLTGLDLAQNHKLMTLRCRENQLLTLDLRSNSELQVLDCSFNRLRKLDLSHNSKLITVECHWNMLSELASEHLQQLEELSCSYNALFSLELEHNKQLRRLDCANNYMLELDVTGCPNLIELRCNHNQIKQLELRSNLVLESVRCFNNHIRELDIRHNVQLKELYCSENKLTELDYSANPKLERLQYADNLIFESNHEVQGMGVFQYDASMSNYQMRLHIQDKELVVTAQVSTKTEMEALSPYMEATWKRWDMLGEQALKTIAETHPDEDISALILADAEFQGDQYFRLGYDAGDTPAGRLYIYAEFDDEFHMLDTLIYETY, from the coding sequence ATGGATATTACTTATGCTTTCACGGATGAACGTTTCAGGCAAGTTGTGTTGGATCGTTTTTGTGATCAGCGGGATTTCATTCAGGAGAGCGACGTTTGTGAGGTTGAGATATTGCAACTTTCCAATCACAATATTAGCAATCTTAATGGAATCGAGTATTTCAGGGGTCTTCAAGAGCTGGATTGTGCCTATAATCAATTGACCGGTCTGGATCTAGCTCAGAACCACAAGCTGATGACGTTACGTTGCAGAGAGAATCAGCTTCTTACACTGGACCTCCGTTCCAATTCGGAATTGCAAGTGCTGGATTGCAGTTTTAATCGACTTCGAAAATTGGATCTTTCTCATAATTCCAAACTTATAACGGTGGAGTGTCATTGGAATATGTTGTCGGAGCTGGCTTCGGAGCACCTACAGCAGTTGGAGGAACTTAGTTGCAGTTATAATGCTCTTTTTTCACTTGAACTTGAACACAATAAGCAACTGCGGCGACTTGATTGCGCCAACAATTACATGTTGGAACTTGATGTAACCGGTTGTCCAAACTTGATTGAACTTCGTTGTAACCACAACCAGATCAAACAGTTGGAACTTCGTTCGAATTTGGTTTTGGAGAGTGTCCGTTGTTTTAACAACCATATTAGGGAGCTGGATATTCGCCATAACGTACAACTAAAAGAGTTGTACTGTTCCGAGAACAAATTAACCGAGTTGGATTATAGCGCTAATCCCAAGCTGGAGAGACTGCAATATGCAGACAATCTGATTTTTGAATCCAATCATGAAGTTCAGGGGATGGGTGTGTTTCAGTATGACGCATCGATGTCCAACTATCAGATGCGCTTACATATTCAGGATAAAGAACTGGTAGTCACTGCACAGGTTTCAACCAAGACAGAGATGGAAGCCTTATCCCCATATATGGAAGCGACGTGGAAACGATGGGACATGCTTGGTGAGCAGGCGCTTAAAACCATTGCCGAGACTCATCCGGACGAAGATATCAGTGCATTGATTTTGGCTGATGCAGAATTTCAGGGAGATCAATATTTCCGATTGGGTTATGATGCGGGGGATACACCTGCTGGCCGACTGTACATATATGCGGAGTTTGACGATGAATTTCACATGTTGGATACATTGATCTATGAAACGTATTAA
- a CDS encoding nitroreductase family protein, with translation MSEFENLVKNRRSAVIFEEGIEISNSELQEMFALNKFAPSAFNLQHTHYLVIKDEEQKEKVYEASQQYKVKTASAVIVVLGDVNAHHHIRTINEGLLNLGALTPFQYEQESQSVTEFYESRGRFFQREDAIRNASLSAMQLMLIAQDRGWDTCPMIGFDSEELQRSLEIPNHYVPVMLITIGKKSEAKQRPRGYRKPINEYVSFNKMHAE, from the coding sequence ATGAGTGAGTTCGAGAATCTAGTCAAAAACCGTAGATCGGCCGTTATTTTTGAAGAAGGAATTGAAATTTCAAATTCGGAACTGCAAGAGATGTTTGCCCTGAACAAATTTGCACCATCTGCCTTTAACCTGCAACACACGCACTATCTTGTGATTAAAGACGAGGAACAGAAAGAGAAAGTCTATGAAGCTTCCCAGCAATATAAGGTAAAAACAGCTTCTGCGGTCATCGTGGTATTGGGCGACGTCAACGCGCATCATCATATCCGCACTATTAACGAAGGCTTGCTGAACCTGGGCGCACTCACTCCGTTTCAATACGAGCAGGAATCCCAAAGTGTCACTGAATTTTACGAATCTCGCGGCAGATTCTTCCAACGTGAGGATGCGATTCGCAATGCCAGCCTGTCTGCCATGCAATTGATGCTGATCGCTCAGGATCGCGGTTGGGATACTTGTCCAATGATTGGCTTTGACTCGGAAGAACTGCAACGGAGTTTGGAAATCCCTAACCATTACGTACCGGTTATGCTGATTACCATCGGCAAAAAGTCGGAAGCCAAACAACGCCCACGCGGTTACCGTAAACCAATTAACGAATATGTTAGCTTCAACAAAATGCACGCTGAATAA
- a CDS encoding D-alanyl-D-alanine carboxypeptidase family protein: MKPFTRKSIISTILVGSVVAGSAFTTLPITSSLNPVASAASSSFTQFLHDNAPGRTIKTIKNVATVTNVSSTVVLVNKKRNLPSTYAPQDLVIPNIPFSFSGSSPKKQMRKVAATAIEKLFAAAKKDGIDIKAVSGYRSYATQKSIFDRNASIKGEAVANKTSARPGQSEHQTGLAMDISSASAGYDLQQSFGNTKEGKWLKANAHKYGFIIRYGKDQEKLTGYSYEPWHVRYVGVYIAGEITNQKLTLEQYLERAK; encoded by the coding sequence ATGAAACCTTTTACTCGTAAATCCATCATATCTACAATTCTCGTAGGCTCTGTTGTAGCAGGTTCTGCTTTTACTACGCTCCCTATCACTTCAAGCCTTAATCCCGTCGCGTCTGCGGCAAGCTCTAGCTTCACTCAATTTCTGCATGATAATGCACCTGGTCGTACGATCAAAACGATTAAAAATGTGGCAACTGTGACCAATGTGTCCAGTACGGTTGTACTTGTCAATAAAAAGAGAAATCTGCCTTCAACTTATGCACCACAAGATTTGGTTATACCTAATATTCCTTTTAGCTTCTCAGGTTCCAGTCCGAAGAAACAAATGCGTAAAGTAGCTGCAACCGCTATTGAAAAATTATTTGCGGCTGCCAAAAAAGACGGCATTGATATCAAAGCGGTGTCTGGCTATCGCTCTTATGCGACCCAGAAATCGATCTTTGACCGTAATGCCAGCATCAAAGGTGAAGCTGTTGCCAATAAAACAAGTGCTCGGCCAGGACAAAGCGAACATCAGACTGGTCTAGCCATGGATATCTCCAGCGCTTCGGCTGGTTATGATCTTCAGCAAAGCTTTGGCAACACCAAAGAAGGCAAATGGCTAAAAGCCAATGCCCACAAGTACGGCTTCATCATCCGTTATGGCAAAGATCAGGAGAAATTGACTGGTTACTCCTATGAGCCATGGCATGTACGTTATGTCGGAGTATATATTGCTGGTGAGATTACCAACCAGAAACTTACGCTCGAGCAGTATTTGGAACGTGCCAAATAA
- a CDS encoding iron-sulfur cluster biosynthesis family protein: MYIQITDLAAKRLTESLNDQPGYFKVIYDLEGCGCNGVIAIIIVDELAALDAQIETNLVPFYVDPKQQLNLEQHMKLDTEENYPSFKLSSDSGVLSANVRVRDTRAVTVGSSGGSDACML; encoded by the coding sequence ATGTATATTCAAATTACAGATTTGGCTGCAAAACGATTGACGGAAAGCCTGAATGACCAACCTGGATATTTCAAAGTGATCTATGACTTGGAAGGTTGCGGATGTAACGGAGTTATCGCTATTATCATTGTTGATGAACTTGCGGCTCTCGACGCGCAGATTGAAACCAATCTGGTTCCGTTCTATGTTGATCCGAAGCAGCAGCTGAACCTAGAACAACACATGAAGCTGGATACGGAAGAAAATTATCCTTCTTTCAAATTAAGCAGTGATTCTGGTGTGCTCAGCGCCAACGTTCGCGTTCGTGACACCCGTGCCGTAACTGTGGGTAGCTCCGGTGGATCCGACGCTTGCATGTTATAA
- a CDS encoding TetR/AcrR family transcriptional regulator encodes MGRAKEFDTETVLRKATSVFGAYGYEGTSLSLLLSELGIARQSLYDTYGTKHDLFVSALKFYIQQKTEAGIRLLNECTSVRQGVSELFNEAVNVLTDNERRNECFIINSAVEQAPQNHEIAAFIQTTNQQMEDVFHTALLRGQRSGELRHAEEELPGLARFLNYSRLSLTFTAKSGASAEALRDFVQMTLRAMD; translated from the coding sequence TTGGGAAGAGCCAAGGAGTTTGACACGGAGACCGTTCTAAGAAAAGCAACGTCTGTATTTGGAGCGTACGGTTATGAAGGTACATCTTTGAGCTTACTGCTAAGTGAACTTGGTATTGCGCGGCAAAGCCTGTATGATACCTACGGAACTAAACATGATTTATTTGTCTCTGCTCTTAAATTCTATATTCAGCAGAAGACAGAGGCGGGGATCAGACTATTAAACGAATGCACAAGTGTGAGGCAAGGCGTGTCCGAGTTGTTCAACGAAGCGGTTAACGTGTTGACAGACAACGAACGTCGTAATGAATGTTTCATCATTAATAGCGCGGTTGAACAGGCACCACAAAATCACGAAATCGCAGCTTTTATTCAAACCACTAATCAACAAATGGAAGATGTTTTTCATACTGCGCTGTTACGGGGCCAGAGGAGTGGCGAATTGAGGCACGCAGAGGAAGAATTGCCCGGGCTTGCCCGTTTTCTGAATTATTCCCGACTCTCATTGACCTTTACGGCGAAGAGCGGTGCAAGCGCAGAAGCGCTGCGAGATTTTGTACAGATGACCCTAAGGGCTATGGATTAA
- a CDS encoding nuclear transport factor 2 family protein — MTQSQQMEAGNSIPHRIMHGFTNLLLDGKLEQWLELYTSEAIFEFPYAPAGYPQKLEGKAAITNHLHNLLGMIEIQQFSEPVILADSTKQQFVAEFTCKGRSLVTGKPYNQTYISVVSHSNGKITHYKDYWNPMVVLESDLGGNKHDQ, encoded by the coding sequence ATGACACAATCTCAGCAGATGGAAGCGGGCAATAGTATACCGCATCGGATCATGCATGGATTCACTAATTTGCTACTGGATGGAAAACTGGAACAGTGGTTGGAGCTATATACATCTGAAGCTATCTTCGAATTCCCATATGCACCAGCAGGATATCCTCAGAAACTGGAAGGCAAAGCGGCAATTACGAATCATCTTCATAATCTACTGGGGATGATTGAAATCCAGCAGTTTTCTGAACCGGTGATTTTGGCTGATTCCACGAAACAACAGTTTGTGGCTGAATTTACTTGTAAAGGGCGTTCATTAGTTACAGGCAAGCCATACAACCAAACTTACATCTCTGTTGTGAGCCACTCTAATGGGAAAATTACACATTATAAAGACTATTGGAATCCAATGGTCGTACTCGAATCGGACTTAGGAGGTAACAAGCATGATCAATGA
- a CDS encoding ergot alkaloid biosynthesis protein: MINDKPLTLIIGANGKTGSRVAAILQKHHYPVRLAGRTKPSPSDSANNYVYFDWYDSETYALALKNVNQVYLVVPVMDMTPEDVMIPFIKEALWNGVKRFVLLGSASIDENGPIFGKVHQYLKAHAPEWAVLQPSYFMENFTEGPHRETTKQLGKIYSATGEGKIGFVSADDIAVVAFHALTDVVSHNTEHIITGPDSLSYGQVADVLSRVLGQSIQHESLSDDELKNSMIRAGMPEEYAAALAGLDVPIREEGREDQTTDTVTKITGNNPISFEKFIQNHMEVWK; this comes from the coding sequence ATGATCAATGATAAACCGTTGACACTTATTATAGGGGCTAATGGAAAAACGGGAAGCCGTGTTGCGGCCATACTTCAAAAGCATCATTATCCGGTGCGTTTGGCAGGAAGAACTAAACCATCTCCTTCTGATTCTGCCAATAACTATGTCTATTTTGATTGGTATGATTCCGAGACATATGCGCTAGCGCTGAAAAATGTGAATCAGGTGTACCTTGTCGTGCCAGTTATGGACATGACCCCAGAAGACGTCATGATTCCGTTCATCAAGGAAGCATTGTGGAACGGAGTTAAGCGATTCGTTTTACTTGGCAGTGCTTCGATCGATGAGAATGGTCCTATATTTGGCAAAGTACATCAGTATTTAAAAGCGCATGCTCCTGAGTGGGCCGTATTACAGCCTTCCTATTTTATGGAGAACTTTACGGAGGGGCCGCATCGGGAGACGACGAAACAACTCGGGAAAATTTACAGTGCTACGGGTGAAGGGAAAATTGGATTTGTTAGTGCAGATGATATCGCGGTGGTGGCCTTCCATGCTCTGACAGATGTAGTTTCTCATAATACGGAGCATATCATTACAGGGCCGGATTCGTTGTCCTATGGACAGGTTGCAGACGTCTTGAGCCGTGTACTGGGTCAGTCTATCCAGCATGAATCTTTGTCCGATGATGAATTGAAAAACAGCATGATTCGCGCAGGAATGCCAGAAGAATACGCTGCTGCCCTGGCAGGACTGGATGTGCCTATCCGGGAGGAGGGGAGAGAAGACCAAACGACGGATACGGTGACAAAAATAACGGGGAATAACCCAATTTCATTCGAGAAATTTATTCAAAATCATATGGAAGTATGGAAATAA